A window of Mycolicibacterium holsaticum DSM 44478 = JCM 12374 genomic DNA:
CACCAGCTCACCGTGCCCGCCCAGCGCCGCGACGACCTCGTCGTAGCGGGTGCCCGGGCGCAGATCGGCCACCACCGAGTATCCGTACAGCATCTCCATCGGATGCTTCTCGAGCGCCCAGATGCCGTTGTTGCCGATCACCGAGACCACCTGCACCCCGTGCCGGACCAGCGTGTCCCATTCCATGCCGGAGAACCCGAACGCGCCGTCGCCCTGCAGCAACACCACCTGCCGGTCGGGGCGGGCCAGCTTGGCGGCCAGCGCATAACCCGGGCCGGAGCCCAGACAGCCGAACGGCCCGCTGTCCAACCAGGCCCCCGGCACGTAGCTGTCGATGACGCGGCCGGCATACGACCCGAAATCGCCCGCATCGATCACGACGATCGCGTCACGATCCAGCAGCGCGCTCAGCTCGGCGTACACCCGCATCGGATGCAGCGGCGCCCGGTCGTCGGTGAGTTCGGCGGCCTCGCCCCGGCGGGCGGCGATCTCCACCGCGCGCAACTGTTCGATCCAGGCGGCGTGGCCGGGCGGGGTGGCCGCCGACAACGCGGTCAGGATCTTGGGAAGATCGCCGTACAGGCCCGCGGCAACCTCGCGCGGATGCGGCCGCTCCGGTGCGACGCGGTCGGCGACGATGAGTTTGGTTTCGCCGCCGAACACCGCGCCGAACCCGAGCCGGAAGTCCAGCGGCACCCCGATCACCAGCGCAACGTCGGCCTCCCCCAACGCTTTTGACCGGGCCCTGGAGAACGCCAGCGGGTGATCGGCTGGCACGGTGCCGCGCGCCATGCCGTTCGTCAGCACCGGAATTCCCAGCGCCTCGGCCAGGTTGAGCAGCGCGGTTTCGGCGTGCCCCCACCAGACGTTGGTGCCCGCCATGATCACCGGCCGCTGCGCACCGGACAGCAACCGGACGGCGGTGTCCACGGCGTCTCCGTCTGGATCTCCCGCTGCGGGTGGGTCGGCCAGCGCGCCTGGTCCGCCGTCGTCGCGGGCCTCGCTGAACACGTGGTCCATCGGGAAATCGACGAACGCCACCCCCGAAGGGGCGCCGACGGCCGCGCGCAGCGCCTCGTCGATCAGCGGCCCGACGGCGTCGGGAGACTCCGCGGTCGCCGCGAACCGGGTCAGCGGCGCCACGAACGGGACGTGGTCGATCTCCTGCAGCGAACCCTGCCCCCACCGCAGCGCGGGTGCCCGCCCGCCAAGCACCACCAGCGGCGACTGGTTCTGCTGGGCGGCGGCCATCGCGCTCATGCCGTTGGTGACGCCGGGTCCGGCGGTCAACGCCGCGACGCCGGGCACGCGGGTCACCTTGGACCAGCCTTCGGCGGCAAATGCCGCGGTCTGCTCGTGCCGGGTGTCGACCAACCGGATGTTCTCGGCTCGGCAGCCGTCGTAGATCGAGAACAGGTGCCCACCGGAGAGCGTGAAGATCGTGTCGATCCCGCTTGCCCGCAACCGCCGGGCGATCAGGTGGCCCGCGTTCACGGAATCTGCCGTTCCGGTGCTCATACCGGCAGCTTAATCACGGCCCGACGGCAGCCGGCTCGACGCGCTCACCAGCAGTTGAGCTCTGTGCAGCGCTGACAGCGGTGCGGGGAGGTACCTTGCCCGAATGGAAAGTTTTGTCCCGACGCTGGACTGGGGACACGAGCTGTGGACGTCGCTGGTCTGGGTCGCGCGCGGCTGGGTGATCGCGGCGATCGCCACGCTGGCCATCATGGTGCTGATCGCCCGGTTCACCACCTGGGGACGTCAGTTCTGGCGCATCACCGGCGGCTACTTCAAGGGCCCGGAAAGCGTGAAGGTCTGGCTCTGGCTGGCGGCGCTGCTGCTGTCGGTAATCGTCGGCGTGCGGCTGTCGGTGCTGTTCACGTTCCAGGGCAGCGACATGATGACCAGCTTCCAGGTGGTGGCGTCGGGTCTCGGCAGCGACAATGCCGCCGTCAGGCAGTCCGGCGAGGCCGGCTTCTGGATGTCGATGATGGTCTTCGCGCTGCTGGCGGTCCTGCACGTCGCGCGCATCATGCTCGACCTGTTCATGACCCAGCGGTTCATGCTGGCCTGGCGGATATGGCTCACCGATCGTCTCACCGACGACTGGCTCGACGACAAGGCCTACTACCGCGGTCGCTTCATCGACGAGACGATCGACAACCCCGACCAGCGGATTCAGCAGGACATCGACATCTTCACCGCCGGGGTGGGCGGGCTGCCGAACACGCCCAACAACATCTCCACGTCCACCCTGCTGTTCGGCGCGGTCAACGCGCTGGCCTCGATGATCTCGTTCACCGCGATCCTGTGGAGCCTGTCCGGGACGCTCACGCTGCCGGTGGTCGGGATCGCGCTGCCCAAGGCGATGTTTTGGATCCTGCTGGTCTACGTGGTGTTGGCGTCGATCTTCGCGTTCTGGATCGGCAGACCCATCATCTGGTTGTCGTTCCGCAACGAGAAGTACAACGCCGCCTTCCGCTACGCCCTGGTCAGGTTGCGCGACGCGGCCGAGGCGGTCGCTTTCTACCGCGGCGAGATCGCCGAACGCGCCGGGTTGCGGCGGCTGTTCGCTCCCGTGGTGTCCAACTACAAGCGCTACATCAACCGGATGATGGGCTTTTACGGGTGGAACCTCTCGATGGATCAGATCATCGTGGTGCCGCCGTATCTGCTGCAATTCCCTCGCTTCTTGTCCGGGGAGATCACGCTCGGCGCGATGACACAGACCGCCGCGGCGTTTGGCAACATCGAGCAGGGGCTGTCGTTCTTCCGCAACGCCTACGACCAGTTCGCCGGCTACCGGGCCGCGATCATCCGCCTGCACGGCCTGGTGCTCGCCAACGAGGAGGGCCGGGCGCTGGCGGAGCTGACCACGAAGGCCTGCGTCGACGGCACCGTGGAACTGGCCGACGTCGAGGTCCGCACGCCCGACGGCCGACAACTGGTCAAACCGCTCGACATGCGCCTGGAGGTCGGCGACACGTTGGTGATCACCGGTCCGTCCGGCAGCGGGAAGACCACGTTGCTGCGCAGCCTGGCCCAGCTGTGGCCGTTCACCTCCGGGGCGTTGACGCGGCCATGTGGTCCCAACGAGACGATGTTCCTGTCCCAACTGCCCTACGTGCCGCTCGGTGATCTGCGCACCGTGGTGAGCTACCCAAACGAAGTGGGCAGCATCGACGACCAGACATTGCGCGAGATGCTGGCCAAGGTGGCGCTTCCGCATCTGGTGGACCGCCTCGACGAGGTCGAGGACTGGGCCAAGGTGCTCTCACCGGGTGAGCAGCAGCGGATCGCGTTCGCCCGGATCCTGCTGACCAAACCCAAAGCGGTCTTCCTGGACGAGTCCACGTCCGCACTCGACGAGGGGCTGGAGTTCCTGCTCTACGATCTGGTGCGCACCGAACTGCCCGACACCATCCTGGTCAGCGTCAGCCACCGCACCACCGTGGAACAGCACCATACCCACGAACTCGAGTTGCTCGGTGACGGCGAGTGGCGGCTGGGCCGCCTGCAGGGCGACGAGCCGGCCCGCGTCTAGCCGCGGGCGGCGTGTCCACCCGCCCGCCGCGCGGCGTGTCCACCCGCCCGCCGCGCGGCGTGTCCACCCGCCAAGCCCGCGGCGTGTCCACCCGCCCGCCGCCCGAAGAACGAGCCCTCGCCCAGTTGCGTTCCGCTGGCGTAACCCTTGCCGTCCTGGGCGATGTTGGACGCGCATGCGCCCGCCGCGTACAGGCCGGGCACCGTACTGCCGTCCTCGCGCAGCACCTCACCATCGATGGACACCGCAAGACCACCCATGGTGAACCCCGAGTACATCGCGACGCCGAGGGACAGGTCGAACGCCGCCCACGGGCCGTTGTCCTGGGCGGCAAGGTATTCGGGCTGCTTGTGGAAGTCGGGGTCCTCACCGCGCGCGGCGTTGGCGTTGTACCGCTCGAGGGTGGCCGCCAGGTTGCCCTGCGGAATACCAAGGGCGGCTTCCATTTCCGCGATCGTCTCCCAGCCGTCGATGAACTTGATCAGCGGCATCTCGGGCATCTCCATGTGCGCCTCGTCCACCACCAGGTACGCCCGCTGCTCCGGTTGCTCCAGCACGTACGCCGACGTGCGCGAGTGGTAGGAGTCCTCGGCGACGAACCGGTTGCCGTCCTTGTTGACGATGACGCCGGTGAGCAGGATTTCCGGCGGATAGGCCGCCGCGGTGATGAACAGCTGATCGAGGTTTCTGGCGACCCCGCCGGCCGATACGCCCATCCGGATGCCCAGGCCGTCGTCGTTCGGGTTGCCCAGGATGTAGGGCTCCACCACGCCGTGATGTTTGGTGCGGCGCTGCTGCCCCAGCGCCGGGGTGTATTCGGCGACCATCTCGGGGTTCATCGCGAACCCGCCCGCCGCGATGATCACCGACCTGGCCTTGACCGCGCCGGTGTCTGCGAAATGCTTCCAGCGCACCCCCACCACCGCGCCGTCGTCGACGACGAGGTTGGTCACGCCGGTCTCGTAGCGGATATGCACGCCCAGGTCGGTGGCGCGCTTGAGTAGCAGGTCGATGACCATGGCGGCGCCGCCGAGCTCGCCGGGTACCGGCACCGAATGACCGCGCGGCGCCGGCTTGGCCTGTTCGCAGAACGGCCACACCTTCTCGTTACCGGTGTAGGACAGGCCTTCGGTGCCCGGCGGGACGACCACCTTGCCGGGGTAGAAGCTGCGCTCGAACTGAAAACCCAAGTCCTCCAACCAGTCGAAGTGCTCGACGGAGCCTTCGCAGTACGCGCGGATCTTGTCGTGTTCGGGCTCACGCGACATCGCGACGAGGTACTTGTACATCTCCTCGGCGCTGTCGTCGTGGCCGGTGGCCTGCTGTACGGCGGTGCCGCCGCCGAGATAGAAATGACCGCCGGCCATCGAGCTGGTGCCGCCCGCGGCGGCCGCGCGTTCCAGCACCAGCACCGACGCGCCCGCGGCGGCCGCACTGACCGCCGCACAGCCGCCGGCGATGCCGAAACCGATGACGACGACGTCGACCTCGTCGGACCACGCCGACACTTCGGCCGCGTCGACGGTGTCGGGGATGTCCAGTCCGCTCACTGTTGCTCCTGTTTGATGTAGTCGAAGAATGCCCTGATCTCCTCGGGCACATAGGCGATCTCGAGGTAGGGCACCCCGGGGGCTTCGATGTAGGCGAACTCCATCCCGCCCGGCATCACGCCGCGCTGCACCGCCTCGGCTCCCCGTTCGGCGAGCGCTGCGTCGACGTCGTCGACCTCCACGCAGACGTGATGCAGCCCGGGCCCGGCGCGGTCGAGGAACTCGGTGTAGATGCTGTCACCGGTCAGCGGCGCGATGATTTCCAGCTGCGTGTCACCGGCGTAGCTCAGCGAGATCGCGGCGACGAAATCTGCGGGTCGGCCGCGGAAGGTGCAGGCGTCGGGGCCGAAGTGCACCTCGGGCATGCGGATCCACTTCTTGGCGCCGAGCAGCGTGGTCAGGACCGTCTCGGTGGCGTCGAGGTCCCGGGTCACCCAAGCAATCTGGACAGGTGTCTGGGCAGGCATCGCGTCGAGGATATCCCCGCCCTGCCCCAATGGCTAGAACGTGTTCTAGTTCAGCCCTCGCCGAGGTAGGCCTCCAGGCAGCGGTCGGCCATCTCCCGCGCGGCCACCGGGTCCTCACCCTGGGCCACGTTGGCGAGGTACCAGTGCTCGCTGGACAGCGCCAGGAAGCGCCGGCCGTCGTCGGTGCCCAGCCACTGCTGTCCGGCGGCTGGGTCGACGGACTCCCCCGTGCGCAGATGGATCGCCAGCCCGAGCACCATGGAATCCCACCCCATGCCGACGGCGCCGGGTCCGAACATGCGCGACATGTCGTCGTCGACGTGGGCGATGTGCTCGATGACCAACCGCGCCCGGTCCGGGCCCTCGCTGCGCACGGAGACGTCGATCCAGCTGGTGGCGCCGTCGTACTCCCAGGTGGCGGTGAAGTTCCTCGGCGGATCGCACGTCAGGATCGTGCCTCCGGCTTGGCCCTCCAACTGGTAGGAGCCGCCGAGTTTCAGGTCTCCGGAGATCGGCATCAGCCACCGCGGAATGCGTTCGATGCTGGTGACCGCATCCCAGAGGTCTTCGGCGGCGGTGTCATAGGACTGGCTGATGGTGGCGACGTAGGCCTGCCCGCTCTCGATGGTCCTTGTCCCGAATGTCCGCGTGACCGCGTTGATCTGGTAGTCGACGTCTACATCGATCATGGTGCCTTCTTTCGCCGTTGTCGTTTGCCGCGCGCGATCTCGGTGGCCAACGCGTCAAGACGCGGGGCCCAGAACCGCCGGAACCCGTCCAGCCATTCGTCGACCTCACGCAACGCCGCCCCGTCAACGGCGTACAGTCGCCGCTGACCGTCCGGGCGCACTGACGTGAACCCGTTGTCGCGCAGCACTTTCAGGTGCTATAAGTCAATACTGAATTATTGCTACGGCAGCGCGGCAGGCATGGCGTCGACGTTGCTCGACGCGGCCGAGATGACCCCTTCGCGGGCCTGCTGGCTGGTCACGTTCCACGACACCGCTGCGGGGTATTGCCCCCAGGTGCTGTTGAACATCCCGATGATCGCGGCCCGACCGTCGGGGGTGAGCACGTAGACGGGACCGCCCGAGTCGCCTTTACCGCTGACGACACCGTTGGTCATGGTGAACCATCCGTTGTTGACCGATTCGATGGTTCCGCAGCTTTCCCCGGTGACGACGCCGAAGTGGCAGACCGGCAGGCCGGGTGCGGGGACCACGGCGGGATCGGTCACCAGCACCCGCCCGCTGGGCAGCACGTTGTTGACCGCCGCGTCGGGGGCCAGGCCGATGATCTGCCAGTCGGCGATCTGGTGGGTGCCGTCGACGGTGGCCCCGTTGGGGGTGTTGTCGCGGAACTGCACCTGGGTGCCGACGAAGTTGCCGTTGCGATCACTGACCTGTCCACCGCCGCGGCAGTGCCCGGCGGTGAACGCGACACGCGCCTGCAGATCCACGAAACCCAGCGTGCAGACGGTATTGTCTTGTCGGATCTCCATCCCGGGATACACCGGCACGCCGGGGTTGGCGCTCACGGGTGCTGTGGGGATCGCGAGCGCGATGATCGGGGCGGCCAACGCTGCCATCGCGTGAAACCATCGTCGGGGCATTTCCGCACCGATCCTCTCGAGTAACAGGGTGACAACGGTACCGCTATGATGCGGTCTGCTATACCCGAGCGAGAGAACTGATAATCCGCCCGACCAGCAGGGACCGCACGCGGTGGCACCTACACCTGGCCATCGCTCAAGATCACGGGAACGTTACGGTCCCGATGAAAACAATCGAAAAAAGTTGGCTCAGGCGGGCAGTTCTGCGGCCGAATCCCGGACCCGGCCAGCGTCGGCGACCCGGGCCGGGGCCCAACCGGGCGGGCCGAACGCGTACCCGAACTTGTCGCGCCACCTGGTGGCCCCGCGCACGTCGCGCAGGATCGCCACGTACTCGTAGGTCTGCAATTTCCAGATGTTGTAGGTGTCGACCTGCTTGGTCAGGCCATAGTGCGGCCGCGCGGTCTCTGGCTGGAACGTGCCGAAGAGCCGGTCCCACACGATGAAGATGCCGCCGTAGTTCTTGTCCAGGTACTGCTGGTCCATGCCGTGGTGCACCCGGTGATGCGACGGGGTGTTGAAGATGAACTCGACGGGCGCCCAGAGCTTTCCGATGCGCTCGGTGTGGATCCAGAACTGGTAGATCAGGTTGATCGAGAAGCTGGCGAACACGATCCACGGCGGCACGCCCAACAGCGGCAGCACCGCGCGCAGGAACACGTCGCCGCTGATGTTCCACTTCTGCCGCAGCGCGGTCGCGAAGTTGAAGTACTGGCTGGAGTGGTGGGCCTGGTGGGTCGCCCAGATCAGCCGCACCCGGTGCGCGATCCGGTGGTAGAGGTAATACATCAGGTCGACACCGACGATCGCGATCACCCACGTGTACCAGGCGTTCGCCGGCAACTGCCACGGCGCCACATAGGCGTAGAGGGCGGCGTAGGCCAGCAGCGCGACGAAGTTGAGCACCCCGCTGGTGCCGATCGACACCAGGCCCATCGAGATGCTGGCCCAGGCGTCGGGCCTGGAATAGGCACCGGCCGGGGCCCGCTGCTCGTCGTGCGCGAGTGTGCGCGCCGCCGCCCATTCGATGACCAGCAGCAATAAGAAGAAGGGCACCGCGTACATCACGGGGTCGTGCATCAGGGGCGGCAGCACGTCCGCGAAAGTCCGACTCCAGTCCACGTCAGTCAGTACCTCCCGGCCAAAGTCTACGGCCTAGCGGAAGCTGAGCACCTGATCGCCCCAGGCCGTGCGCACGTCGGCGTCCAGGTCCTCGACCAGCCGGTCCTCGGCGTCGATGACCAGGGTGGAGCGTTCGTCGGCGCGGTACGGCCGCCACTGCGGGTCGCCGGGCCGGCCCGCCGGGGCGGCGTCGACGGCGAAGTTCAGCCAGCGGGTGCGCATCCGCGCCGACACGACCCTGCCCGCCTTCAACCCGCCCAGCTTGAACGTGGGGTCCTTGGGGCCCGCGACGAGGTTGCCCCACACGTAGGGCAGCTCGGTGGCGTGCGCGGCACCCAGCCGCAGCAGCCGCAGCATCGGGGTGGCGAAGTCGAACCGGTACAGGTACACCGGCGCGACGTCGCGGTGGCCTTCTGCGAACCAGATCGACGGCATGCGGAACCCGATGTCGCGGGCCACCCGCATCCCGATGATCTTGGGGCGGCCGCGGTAGGTCGCCCGGATCTGCGCCTCGCTGGGTAACTGCAGGGCGGGCTGTTCGGCGGCGATCGTGGCGAACATGTCGCGGATCGCCTGCGGGGTGATCGGCATGAGCGGTGACTTCATCCAGCGGAACAGCGCTGCCTCGTGTCTGTTGGTCCCGATGAGCAGCGGAACCGGGTGGGTGCGGCCCTCGCGGGCCAGCTTGACCGGATGCGCGGGCACGACGTCGCCGTCGATGATCGGCGCGAACGCCAGCGTGCCCGGCGTGCTGGCCGGGACCGCGTCGAACACCCGCTTGGCCGCGGCGTTGACGGCGGCGATCGGCACCGACGCCAACCCGTACGCCTCGTCGGTGCGCATGCCGAGCGCGTCGAGGAACTGCTCGGCGACGCGACTGCCGCGTTCGCGGTCATAGACCGAGGTCGCCGGTGAGCTCTGGGCGATCGCGGCGCCGAACAGGCCGGCGGCCGGCGGGCTGGCCAGCAGCGTGGTCACGATTCCCCCGCCCGCGGATTCGCCGAACACCGTGACACGGCCGGGATCTCCCCCGAACGCCGCGATGTTGTCGCGGACCCACTGCAGCGCGAACAGCACGTCGCGGATGCCGATGTTGGTG
This region includes:
- a CDS encoding ABC transporter ATP-binding protein/permease, giving the protein MESFVPTLDWGHELWTSLVWVARGWVIAAIATLAIMVLIARFTTWGRQFWRITGGYFKGPESVKVWLWLAALLLSVIVGVRLSVLFTFQGSDMMTSFQVVASGLGSDNAAVRQSGEAGFWMSMMVFALLAVLHVARIMLDLFMTQRFMLAWRIWLTDRLTDDWLDDKAYYRGRFIDETIDNPDQRIQQDIDIFTAGVGGLPNTPNNISTSTLLFGAVNALASMISFTAILWSLSGTLTLPVVGIALPKAMFWILLVYVVLASIFAFWIGRPIIWLSFRNEKYNAAFRYALVRLRDAAEAVAFYRGEIAERAGLRRLFAPVVSNYKRYINRMMGFYGWNLSMDQIIVVPPYLLQFPRFLSGEITLGAMTQTAAAFGNIEQGLSFFRNAYDQFAGYRAAIIRLHGLVLANEEGRALAELTTKACVDGTVELADVEVRTPDGRQLVKPLDMRLEVGDTLVITGPSGSGKTTLLRSLAQLWPFTSGALTRPCGPNETMFLSQLPYVPLGDLRTVVSYPNEVGSIDDQTLREMLAKVALPHLVDRLDEVEDWAKVLSPGEQQRIAFARILLTKPKAVFLDESTSALDEGLEFLLYDLVRTELPDTILVSVSHRTTVEQHHTHELELLGDGEWRLGRLQGDEPARV
- a CDS encoding SRPBCC family protein, with amino-acid sequence MIDVDVDYQINAVTRTFGTRTIESGQAYVATISQSYDTAAEDLWDAVTSIERIPRWLMPISGDLKLGGSYQLEGQAGGTILTCDPPRNFTATWEYDGATSWIDVSVRSEGPDRARLVIEHIAHVDDDMSRMFGPGAVGMGWDSMVLGLAIHLRTGESVDPAAGQQWLGTDDGRRFLALSSEHWYLANVAQGEDPVAAREMADRCLEAYLGEG
- a CDS encoding carboxylesterase/lipase family protein, whose product is MTADAGRGTDHALVVDTACGPVRGIDDGTVKFWKGVRYAAAPVGELRWRAPEPPPRWTEPLDATRVGPVCPQPTDPKIPIDLGAPQGDDCLTLNVWASSDTAAGAAKPVMVWIHGGAYILGSSAQPLYHGRALASAGEAIIVTVNYRLGALGFLDLSSLGDQFATNIGIRDVLFALQWVRDNIAAFGGDPGRVTVFGESAGGGIVTTLLASPPAAGLFGAAIAQSSPATSVYDRERGSRVAEQFLDALGMRTDEAYGLASVPIAAVNAAAKRVFDAVPASTPGTLAFAPIIDGDVVPAHPVKLAREGRTHPVPLLIGTNRHEAALFRWMKSPLMPITPQAIRDMFATIAAEQPALQLPSEAQIRATYRGRPKIIGMRVARDIGFRMPSIWFAEGHRDVAPVYLYRFDFATPMLRLLRLGAAHATELPYVWGNLVAGPKDPTFKLGGLKAGRVVSARMRTRWLNFAVDAAPAGRPGDPQWRPYRADERSTLVIDAEDRLVEDLDADVRTAWGDQVLSFR
- a CDS encoding Rv1815 family serine proteinase, which codes for MPRRWFHAMAALAAPIIALAIPTAPVSANPGVPVYPGMEIRQDNTVCTLGFVDLQARVAFTAGHCRGGGQVSDRNGNFVGTQVQFRDNTPNGATVDGTHQIADWQIIGLAPDAAVNNVLPSGRVLVTDPAVVPAPGLPVCHFGVVTGESCGTIESVNNGWFTMTNGVVSGKGDSGGPVYVLTPDGRAAIIGMFNSTWGQYPAAVSWNVTSQQAREGVISAASSNVDAMPAALP
- a CDS encoding acetolactate synthase produces the protein MSTGTADSVNAGHLIARRLRASGIDTIFTLSGGHLFSIYDGCRAENIRLVDTRHEQTAAFAAEGWSKVTRVPGVAALTAGPGVTNGMSAMAAAQQNQSPLVVLGGRAPALRWGQGSLQEIDHVPFVAPLTRFAATAESPDAVGPLIDEALRAAVGAPSGVAFVDFPMDHVFSEARDDGGPGALADPPAAGDPDGDAVDTAVRLLSGAQRPVIMAGTNVWWGHAETALLNLAEALGIPVLTNGMARGTVPADHPLAFSRARSKALGEADVALVIGVPLDFRLGFGAVFGGETKLIVADRVAPERPHPREVAAGLYGDLPKILTALSAATPPGHAAWIEQLRAVEIAARRGEAAELTDDRAPLHPMRVYAELSALLDRDAIVVIDAGDFGSYAGRVIDSYVPGAWLDSGPFGCLGSGPGYALAAKLARPDRQVVLLQGDGAFGFSGMEWDTLVRHGVQVVSVIGNNGIWALEKHPMEMLYGYSVVADLRPGTRYDEVVAALGGHGELVATPAELRPALQRAFSAGVPAVVNTLTDPTVAYPRRSNLA
- a CDS encoding VOC family protein; the encoded protein is MPAQTPVQIAWVTRDLDATETVLTTLLGAKKWIRMPEVHFGPDACTFRGRPADFVAAISLSYAGDTQLEIIAPLTGDSIYTEFLDRAGPGLHHVCVEVDDVDAALAERGAEAVQRGVMPGGMEFAYIEAPGVPYLEIAYVPEEIRAFFDYIKQEQQ
- a CDS encoding FAD-binding protein — protein: MSGLDIPDTVDAAEVSAWSDEVDVVVIGFGIAGGCAAVSAAAAGASVLVLERAAAAGGTSSMAGGHFYLGGGTAVQQATGHDDSAEEMYKYLVAMSREPEHDKIRAYCEGSVEHFDWLEDLGFQFERSFYPGKVVVPPGTEGLSYTGNEKVWPFCEQAKPAPRGHSVPVPGELGGAAMVIDLLLKRATDLGVHIRYETGVTNLVVDDGAVVGVRWKHFADTGAVKARSVIIAAGGFAMNPEMVAEYTPALGQQRRTKHHGVVEPYILGNPNDDGLGIRMGVSAGGVARNLDQLFITAAAYPPEILLTGVIVNKDGNRFVAEDSYHSRTSAYVLEQPEQRAYLVVDEAHMEMPEMPLIKFIDGWETIAEMEAALGIPQGNLAATLERYNANAARGEDPDFHKQPEYLAAQDNGPWAAFDLSLGVAMYSGFTMGGLAVSIDGEVLREDGSTVPGLYAAGACASNIAQDGKGYASGTQLGEGSFFGRRAGGHAAGLAGGHAARRAGGHAARRAGGHAARG
- a CDS encoding sterol desaturase family protein, whose product is MHDPVMYAVPFFLLLLVIEWAAARTLAHDEQRAPAGAYSRPDAWASISMGLVSIGTSGVLNFVALLAYAALYAYVAPWQLPANAWYTWVIAIVGVDLMYYLYHRIAHRVRLIWATHQAHHSSQYFNFATALRQKWNISGDVFLRAVLPLLGVPPWIVFASFSINLIYQFWIHTERIGKLWAPVEFIFNTPSHHRVHHGMDQQYLDKNYGGIFIVWDRLFGTFQPETARPHYGLTKQVDTYNIWKLQTYEYVAILRDVRGATRWRDKFGYAFGPPGWAPARVADAGRVRDSAAELPA